The DNA region ATCGCAGCCATGGGCTTTGACGATCGGTTCCGGCGGATGTGGAATTTCTATCTGACCTCTTGCGCGGCCACGTTCCATTTCGGAAACTGTGATGTGACGCAGATCACGGTTCGCAAACCGGTCTGAGGCGGGCGCAGCCCTGTCCGGGCTCGGTCAATGGGCCGAATGAATGAGGGACAGGCACATGCCCACGGGCGCAAAACTGGTCGGGGCGATCCTATTCTTTGGGATCGGCTGGGTGGCCGCGATGCAGGCGAAGCTGACCTTTGAAGAAGGGACGGCGGCCACATATTTCAACATCACCATTGCGATGATCGGCTTTTTCAACGGCTGGATGCTGGTCGGCAAGCGCGCGGGCGAGGGGATCGCCTTCGGGGCGGCAAATGGCGTGCGGGCCTCGGCGCAGATCGCGGTTTTGGGCCTGATTATCTTTGCCCTGCGCACGATGTTCCTGCGCTCCGCCAACCTGCGCTACAGCTCCATCGGGGAAGCGACGACGGAGGCGATGGATCTTCTAGTGCAATATTCGCTTCAGGCGATGACCGTGCCGATCTGGACCGTCCTGATCGTGGGCGGTTTTGTGGGCGGAATACTGACAGAGCTTGCCGCGAAAGTCTGGCGGTAGATGGCCCCAATCTTTCTGTTTGGCACCCTGTGTCACCAGCCCCTGTTGGATCTTGTGGCAGGTATGTCCGTCCGGATGGAGCCTGCGCATTTGCCGGGCTACCGCGCGGCTTGGGTCAAGGACGCGTCCTGGCCCATGCTGGAGGTGTGTGCGGATCAACATGCGCAGGGTGCTCTCATCGACCCGGACCCGGACGCTTTGGCGCGGCTCGACTTTTATGAGGCCTGTTTCGGCTACGCCCGCGCGGGCGTGACTGTGATCCGCGATGGGGCGGAGGTTGCGGCGGAGGCGTGGTTCCCGTCGACGCAGGCCGGGGTTCCGGGCGCGGATTGGTCGCTACCTGACTGGGCGCGCCGGTATGGCGCGGCGCAGCTGCACGCCGCCACGGAAGTCATGCGCCAGATGGGGCAACAAGCGCCGGAGGAGGTCGGCCGCAGATTTCCCATCATCCGCGCGCGGGCGGAATCGGTCGTGCGGGCCGGCCAGTGGCAGCGACCGGGCCATGTGGGGGCGGGGATGACGCGCGCAGATGTCGTGGATCACGGCACGCACCACATTCACGACGGATTTTTCAACACACTTGATGTGCGGGTCAGCCACAGGCGGTTTGATGGCGGTTTGCAGGGCCCCCTTGACCGATCCGCGTACCGGGTGGTCGATGCCGTCACCGTGCTGCCCTATGATCCGGTACGGGACCGGATCCTGTTGATTGAGCAGTTTCGGGTGGGTCCCTATGCCAATGGCGATGCCGCGCCGTGGCTGCTTGAGGCTATCGCAGGCATTCTGGATGCCGGGGAAACGGCGGAGGCGACGGCCCGACGTGAAGCGCAGGAGGAGGCGAACCTGACCTTGGACGAGCTGCACTTCGTTGCGCGTTACTATCCGACACCGGGCGGTGTGGCGCAGGTCCTCTTCTCTTATCTGGCGACGGCGGATTTGCCTGATGAGGTCGCGGGCCAGGGCGGCCACGTGAGCGAGGGGGAGGATATTCTCAGCCACCTTGTGACCTATGATCTCGCCTGCCAGATGCTGCACGACGGCGATATGGCGACCGCGCCTTTGATCCTGTCGATGCAATATCTGATGCTGCATCGTGATCGGTTGCGCGCCGCTGCCGGGTTGGGTTGAGTTCACCCAAGGCGCGGCCTATCCATGCGGTGAGACCTGCGCCGGTTATCCACGCGAGACCATCCACGAAGGGCCAATGTCATGACGATCCACTCCGACCTCGCCTCTGCCATCGGGAACACGCCCCTCATTCGCCTGCGTGCGGCGTCGGAGGCGACGGGATGCGAGATCCTGGGCAAGGCCGAATTCCTCAACCCCGGCCAATCGGTGAAGGACCGCGCCGCGCTCTTCATCATCCGTGATGCGGTCGCGCGCGGGGATCTGCGCCCCGGCGGCACCATCGTGGAGGGCACGGCGGGCAACACCGGTATCGGTCTTGCGCTGGTGGGGGCCTCTCTGGGGTTCAAGACGGTGATCGTCATCCCCGACACGCAATCCCAGGAAAAGAAGGACATGATCCGCATCGCGGGCGCGGAGTTGATCGAAGTGCCTGCGGTTCCCTATTCGAACCCCAACAACTACGTGAAATACTCTGGCCGCTTGGCCGAACGTCTGGCGCAATCCGATCCCAACGGTGCGATCTGGGCCAACCAGTTCGACAATGTCGCCAACCGTCAGGCCCATATCGACATGACGGGGCCCGAGATCTGGGAGCAGACGGAGGGCCGCGTGAACGGGTTCACCTGTGCCGTGGGCTCTGGCGGAACGTTGGCGGGCGTCGGCATGGCCTTGCAGCCCAAGGGTGTAAAGGTGGCGCTGTCTGATCCCGAAGGGTCCGGCCTCTACAAGTTATATACCGGGCAGGAGGCGGGCGGGAATTCCATCACTGAAGGGATAGGGCAGGGCCGCATCACCGCTAATCTTGAAGGGTTCACGCCCGATGCCTGCTATAAGATCCCCGACGCAGAGGCCCTGCCTATCGTCTACGATATCCTCGCCGACGAGGGGCTCTGTCTGGGGGGGTCCTCCGGGATCAACGTGGCGGGCGCGATCCGCATGGCGCGTGAGATGGGGCCGGGCCATACCATCGTGACGATCCTGTGTGACTACGGGACGCGGTATCAATCCAAGCTGTTTAACCCCGACTTCCTGCGCGAAAAGGGCCTGCCCGTGCCGCAATGGATGGACGCAAAGGGGCGCGACGTCCCGCAGGTCTTCGCGGAATGACGGCTATTGTCGGACGATTGCTGACAGCGCTATTTTTGGCGCTGATACCGGTTATGGCCGCTATGCCGGGTGCGGTTGTCGCGCAGACGACGGCCCCCGACGCAGAGATCGACTACGAGGCCTGGGAACGTGAGGCCGCCGCCACGGAAGCGGTGATCGAGGGCGCACGGGCGTCGACGTCCTTGCTGGAAACACGCCGTTTGGAACTGGTGCGTTGGCGGGCGCAGTTTCTCGCATCGGATGCCAGCAACGAAGAGCGGATCGCAACGATCCAAAGCCAGATTGACGCGCTGGGGCCCGGCCCGGCGGACGGAGACGTCGAACCTGACGCAATTGCCGACCGACGGACGGCCCTGGGAGAGGCGATGACGGCCGCACAAGCGCCGGGCTTGCAGGCCAGAGAGGCGTTCAATCGTGCCAATGGCCTGATCGCCGAGATCGACACGATACTGCTGGAACGTCAGACGCAACTGTTGTTGGAACGCGACCCTACGCCGCTGAACCCGGCAAATTGGGCCATTGCGATCAACGCGCTGGTAGAGTTTGTGCGCGATCAGCAGCGGCAGAAAGGCGGACTTCCCCAGGACCCGGACAGTCTTTTGTCGGCTGCCGAAACCTTGCCGCTGCTCATTTTCGCGGTCGTGGTTGGACTGGCACTTATCGTCTATGGCCGACCATTTGTGGCGCGATTGGGTGCCCGTTTTTTGGATACGGACCGCCGAAGGGGCCGGACGGCTCTTGGGTTCGCGGTGTCATTGGGGCAGCTGCTGCTGCCGTTGGTTGGCTTTCTGGTTATTATCCTGGCGCTGGATCTATCCGGCCTTCTCACCGAAGATCTTGACGCGCTGGCGGTCGCCGTCGGCGCATTAATCCTGTCCGTCTACATCGCCCTCTGGATCGCTGGTCGGCTTTTTCCAGATCACGAGGAACGCGCCGCAGCCTTTGACATTCAAATGCCCGCTCGGTCCCAGGCGCGGCGCACCATCTTGTTTATCGGCGTCTTTGCGGGCCTTGCGGCTTTTGCGGAGGCGGTGGCCGCATTCGATGTCATTCCACCCGCCGCGAGAGGCGTGTTTATCCTGCCCGCCTATGCCGGTCTTGCGTGGATGTTCATACGCTTCGGACGGCTGATGCGGGCCGCGCGCGCTGAGGTTGAGGATGGGGACTCGTCCAATTTCGGCCAGCGGGTCGTGGGCCTCCTGACGCGGGCGCTTACGGTCATCGCCGTCGTCGGCCCGGTGTTGGTCGTGTTCGGCTATATCAACGCCGCCGAAGCGATCATGTTGCCAACGGTGACGACGCTTCTGATCCTGGGTATTCTGCTCGTGTTGCAATCCGTGATCCGTGATCTTTACGCGGTCCTCTTTCGCTCAACGGTTGAAGCGGCGGCAGATGCATTGCTTCCGGTCATCGTAAATTTCTCGCTGTTTGTTTTGGCCACGCCGCTTCTTGCGCTTGTATGGGGTGTCCGCCCGGAACGGTTGCAGGAAATATACGCCCGTGTGCTGGAGGGGTTCACCCTTGGCGATACGCGGATCACGCCGGGCATTGTGCTTGCGGTTCTTCTGGTCTTTGCCGCAGGGGTCCTACTGACGCGCATCTTGCAGGGTGCCCTGAAATCCACCGTCTTGCCGCGCACGAAGCTGGATGTGGGCGCGCGCAATGCCGTCTCAGCAGGCGTTGGCTATGTCGGGATCGCGTTGGCCTGCGTGATTGCCGTGACCAGCGCGGGCATCGACCTGACGGCACTTGGTTTCGTCGTCGGCGCTCTGTCCGTCGGCATCGGTTTTGGCCTCCAGAACGTCGTCTCCAACTTTGTGTCCGGCATTATCCTCTTGATTGAGCGCCCGATCAGCGAAGGGGACTGGATCGAGGTCGCGGGCAATATGGGGATCGTCAAGGATATCTCCGTGCGCTCCACCACGATCGAGACCTTCGACAAGACCGACGTGATCGTGCCCAACGCGGATTTCATCAGCGGGACCGTCACCAACTGGACGCGGGGCAATACCGTGGGCCGGGTGGTGCTGACCGTGGGCGTGGCCTATGGCAACGACACGCGCCGGGTGGCTGATCTGCTGATGGAGATCGCCAAT from Jannaschia sp. CCS1 includes:
- a CDS encoding cysteine synthase A, encoding MTIHSDLASAIGNTPLIRLRAASEATGCEILGKAEFLNPGQSVKDRAALFIIRDAVARGDLRPGGTIVEGTAGNTGIGLALVGASLGFKTVIVIPDTQSQEKKDMIRIAGAELIEVPAVPYSNPNNYVKYSGRLAERLAQSDPNGAIWANQFDNVANRQAHIDMTGPEIWEQTEGRVNGFTCAVGSGGTLAGVGMALQPKGVKVALSDPEGSGLYKLYTGQEAGGNSITEGIGQGRITANLEGFTPDACYKIPDAEALPIVYDILADEGLCLGGSSGINVAGAIRMAREMGPGHTIVTILCDYGTRYQSKLFNPDFLREKGLPVPQWMDAKGRDVPQVFAE
- a CDS encoding DUF3772 domain-containing protein: MAAMPGAVVAQTTAPDAEIDYEAWEREAAATEAVIEGARASTSLLETRRLELVRWRAQFLASDASNEERIATIQSQIDALGPGPADGDVEPDAIADRRTALGEAMTAAQAPGLQAREAFNRANGLIAEIDTILLERQTQLLLERDPTPLNPANWAIAINALVEFVRDQQRQKGGLPQDPDSLLSAAETLPLLIFAVVVGLALIVYGRPFVARLGARFLDTDRRRGRTALGFAVSLGQLLLPLVGFLVIILALDLSGLLTEDLDALAVAVGALILSVYIALWIAGRLFPDHEERAAAFDIQMPARSQARRTILFIGVFAGLAAFAEAVAAFDVIPPAARGVFILPAYAGLAWMFIRFGRLMRAARAEVEDGDSSNFGQRVVGLLTRALTVIAVVGPVLVVFGYINAAEAIMLPTVTTLLILGILLVLQSVIRDLYAVLFRSTVEAAADALLPVIVNFSLFVLATPLLALVWGVRPERLQEIYARVLEGFTLGDTRITPGIVLAVLLVFAAGVLLTRILQGALKSTVLPRTKLDVGARNAVSAGVGYVGIALACVIAVTSAGIDLTALGFVVGALSVGIGFGLQNVVSNFVSGIILLIERPISEGDWIEVAGNMGIVKDISVRSTTIETFDKTDVIVPNADFISGTVTNWTRGNTVGRVVLTVGVAYGNDTRRVADLLMEIANGHDDVVSFPAPGVDFLGFGADSLDFRVRVILRDINLFVTVQTELYHRINETFVREGIEIPFAQRDVWLRNPETLQPLQSKPEPQPQAGPSTPPQEA
- a CDS encoding TrgA family protein; this translates as MPTGAKLVGAILFFGIGWVAAMQAKLTFEEGTAATYFNITIAMIGFFNGWMLVGKRAGEGIAFGAANGVRASAQIAVLGLIIFALRTMFLRSANLRYSSIGEATTEAMDLLVQYSLQAMTVPIWTVLIVGGFVGGILTELAAKVWR
- a CDS encoding NUDIX domain-containing protein; amino-acid sequence: MAPIFLFGTLCHQPLLDLVAGMSVRMEPAHLPGYRAAWVKDASWPMLEVCADQHAQGALIDPDPDALARLDFYEACFGYARAGVTVIRDGAEVAAEAWFPSTQAGVPGADWSLPDWARRYGAAQLHAATEVMRQMGQQAPEEVGRRFPIIRARAESVVRAGQWQRPGHVGAGMTRADVVDHGTHHIHDGFFNTLDVRVSHRRFDGGLQGPLDRSAYRVVDAVTVLPYDPVRDRILLIEQFRVGPYANGDAAPWLLEAIAGILDAGETAEATARREAQEEANLTLDELHFVARYYPTPGGVAQVLFSYLATADLPDEVAGQGGHVSEGEDILSHLVTYDLACQMLHDGDMATAPLILSMQYLMLHRDRLRAAAGLG